Genomic segment of Coturnix japonica isolate 7356 chromosome 24, Coturnix japonica 2.1, whole genome shotgun sequence:
GGGGGGAAGCAGATGTAGGCCTCAAGGGGAAGCCACCACCACCCGCACTCACCCGGCTCTGCCGGAGCAGCTCGGGGGCTTCTTCttgcggcggcggcggggctgcTCGGCGGGAGGGCCGCTGAGGTAACGCTGCAGGTACTGAGCCTTGGAGACACCCTGCACCGCCATGACACCGACACCGGAAGTGAAGGGCAGAGGAACGGCGCTGTGAGGTAAAGGCGGCGGGCGGGACTTCCGGTGTTAATGGCGGGGATGAGTGGGCGGGGCTTCgagggagggggcggggcttccAGCTCAACCCTGATAGCACATACATGGTGATAACGATTTATTGGCCACCCAAACAGCCCCCAACCAGGATCTTCTCgctctgcagcagcatggaAAGGAAGTTCAGCTCCTCAGAGCACACAGGGGCTGCTTCACCCCACCCTGCTGCTATCGGTCTGAGGCTGGTGCTGCCTCATAGCCCTCAGTCTTCATGTCATTAAGGCCCAGCTCTTCGTTCTGCTCATAGGTACGTTCATAGTGCTCCACCTTCAGCTCCGGGTCCTCCTCTGGGGCATATACATtctgcagggagagaaaagcCCGGAGCAAACCCTGAGAGCCAACACAGAGCCaaggaaagcaacaaaacccacTCAAATTGCTCTGAATAGCCCAGGTCTGAGCTCACACCAACATACCTGGAGATAGCTGTTGCCTGCAGGGTCATCCATGATAAAGACAGTCTTTGTCTTCCCTTCTATTACCTGCACAGGGAGAGCAGCATATCAACACTTCAAGGCTTCTTCTGATCCCTCAATACTCCCAGCAGCTTCACAGCACACTTCATGTTTCTGACATATTCCTCAGTAACAGCAAGAGCTTGATGAGGTGATGGCACAAAGGTGTGGAACAGCTCAAAGAGCCACGGTGACACTCATCAAGGAGTTAACAGCTTCAAAGCAGCAAAAGTGATGGCAAAACCACATTATGAGACTTGGGAGGACACTCACCTCCTGCAATCTGCCAATGAACcccttcagcttttctgttctgcttggaGTGGAGCTGTCCCCCAAAGTGAATGGGTTTCTCTCAACCTGGAAGAGCAGACACAGGCACTTATACAGTGCAAGAGAAAGCCAGAACCAAAGTGTTCTCATACCACAGGCAGACTAAGTATTGATacagaggagctctgctgggtGTTGAGAAGCAGCCTTCATGCATGATAAGGACTCAAACTGACAGCAGGACCAAGTCTGACCCCTGCTGGCCCCAAACCAATGGGGTACAGGAGTTGGAAATGAATCCACATGTCTAACTGACACATTATGctgcaaagggaagaagcaCGCTGGGGTGTGCAACCAGGACCACTCACCAAGTCTTTGATATCTTTCAACAACCCTTCCAGAGTGGTGAATTTccctcccagtgctcccattCCCAGCTCAAACTCCAGCTCTGGAATCTCCACGCTGCACGTTTCCGACTGCAACAGAGACCTTCATGTCAATCCTGACAGCCCCGCTCCTCAGGGAACAGCCAGGCCATGGTGCATCATCTGCAGGAGccaaggagggaaggagggtgGGGGGGCATTGCAGGGTGtcagtggggatggaggggaggggagggatgTTGGCATCTCCTCTGCTTGAATGGGAATGCATCCAGCATGCACACATGAATGAACCTTTAGGTTCATTACCTTTAGGATGTCTCTCGTCATGTCTGAAGGATCTGTAATTCTAAAGGTAATCCTGGTGCCTCGGGGTTCAATTGCTCCTCCAGACTTCACCTAGGAACACCTGGCAGTCAGCAGACAGGACTTTTGTACTTGAGGTTACTCCAGACACAAGGCAACCCCTCAAAAACAGGGAACACACACAGGTCTGGAGATGGATTATCTTCATTCATTACATGCAGCTCGTGGAGACACAACATTCTCTCCCTTCACTCATTTAAGAAACACAGGAGCCTGGCCAGCAAGTCTAAGAATCTCCTACCCACCAAAGCATAGCAGAACACACCAcccaacacacacaaaagagaaaaaggaagacagtAGTTCACCTCATTTGTTCTGTGCCCACAGGAGTCACAGTTTGTGGCCATGATAATCACTTCTTTGAAGTGTGGGATTTCTGGAGCAGACAGTCAAGGAAAATTCAACAGAAGAAATACCTAAGAGTGACCTGCAGCTTCTACTaggaattatttatttgtgcCTTATGGATACAGCAGGAACAGGACTAGGTCAGCTCACAAAGCAGCCCATACCCTGGCCTTTGCAGGGTATCCCATCTGAGCCCATGCCACCACTCAAAGGATACGCACTAGCTTCATGTTTGTGTTTGCTGGAGCATTGCACTCAGGACAGTTGGTGTTGAACTGCAGTACCTAAAGAACAGGAATGAAAAGGACAGTCAGAGAGCATCAGCCAGCCCTACATGCCTGTCACCTGTGCACAGCTGTTACTACACTGCAAAAATCACCCACCTCGTTCCTCAGGTCCTCTGCAGAATCATCTGGCTTCTCACCCAACTCCTCTTCCTGCAACAGAAGAAGCCAGAAGCAATATTAGCTTCTACCTGTGCCTCCTAGAGTCTCCCAGGTAGCAAGAGATGGATCAGTCCTGAGAGCACACCCAGCAGAAAGGGAACAACACCTCCACGTTACCTCAAGACCCAACGTAGCAGCCTGCTGGGGAGTCCGCTTATAATATGTGACTACAAGAGCTTCATCCTTCTGAGGTGCGTGGGGATTCTCCACAAAGCTGTTCCCTGAAGGATCATCTATGATCTGCAGGAGAAGAGAGCCACAGGAAGCTTTAAGAAGCCAGCCCACCCCTCCAACAGAATGAGTCTGCGCTCCTGAGCATACTTACGAATGTGAAAGGGGAATGTacttctttcagctgctttaattTACTAATGAACTCATCTATTTTACTTGCCACCTCTTTGTCTGTTGCCTGCAAGAGGACACATTTGAAACTGATATCAGGGGCAACCCAGAGCTGAAGCCGTCAAATAGCACACTGTCAAATAGCACAAACTGAAGCTTATAATAGGCTTAGCAGAGTGTAAAGCCAATAGGTGAGGGAGCTACAAAGAGAGCATTTGTTAAACAAGCACCTCTCAAAAAATTCCTCTTTCACAGCACCTTACCCTGCGCACTGGCTGGTCCTGCTCCAGACCCATAACAGCTCTGTCAATTATGCCTTCAATGGTGGTAAGAACTtgacagggaaagaaaaagaagctgcatTAAGTAAACCACGGCAGTGTTCCCAAACCTGATGGCTTCCCCTGACTACGTACACAGACAGGAGGGCTGCTCCTCAAACACAGCCTGCTACACAACAGAGACATGCAAATGGGCACATGCCACATACCCACCTCCCTTCTGGGAGAAGGCAGGGATCTCAAAGTCCAGCTCTGGAATTCGAATAGTGGCACAGTCAGTCTTCACAATCTCCCTGTTCATATCCTGCACACAACAGTTCAAAAGCAGCGTTAGAACCAGAAGCCTCTGCACCTTAAGTGCCCACACTGGGGCACGCAGCTCTTGCTGAAGCAGCATCATCAGATTCAGGACAGCTTTAGCAGCTTCTCTCTTTGCTGTGAGGCAGAAACAGGACAAACATCCCATTCCAGTTTGAAGTTACACATTCAAAGACCACCCAACATCCAGCCCAAACTCCTGCCTCACCCACCCACCGAGGAGGGGCAGATCCCTCACAAACCTGCAGACATCACAGCGAGGGAGCAATGAGCTGGTATGATAAATAGGACGTGCAGGAAGATAATTCCTATATGTGTGCATTAGTAATATACTCAGGTTTGGGGACTACAAGGatacaacaaataaaaagctatttctCACATGGCACAGGAGCTTTTATTCTCAAGTAAGGCCAACTGAGGAACAAAGACACACACTGAGGCAGTACAGAGCCAGCTGTTTGCTGGGAGGAGCCTCACCTGCCGGGAGGCCACGGCCAATGCATAGCGCACACCCTGCTCCTGGATGCGACCCGCAGACTGGATCTCGGTGTTGGACCAGGAGCAGCTCTCACACGCAAAGGAACTGACAATGATCTCTTTGAAGAACGGGATCCTGGTGAGCAGGAGCCGCGTCACCCCCTGCAGCAGCAACGAGCCCGATGGAGCCGGGGGGCGGCCTGCAAagccctgcagggctccagccccacacagccccagctccgGCCTCCAACAAGCCTCACCCCCCACCACAGGCCTCACCTCCCCCACAACAGGCCTCAACCCCCCGACTAGGcctcacccccccccaccacaggccTCAGTCCCCACCACAGGCCTCACCCCAAACCACAGGCCTCACCTCCCCCACCACAGGCCTCACACCCCCCGACTAGGCCTCAGCTCCTACCACAGGCCTCNCCCCCCGACTAGGCCTCAGCTCCTACCACAGGCCTCGCCCCCCGACTAGGCCTCAGCCCCAACCACAGGCCTCACACCCCCCCGCCCTCACGTTTCGGAAGCAGTTCATGCACAGGGACTCGATCTCCGCCGGTTGCTGCTCTCCATCCTCGGCACTAAGAGGCCGGAACAgagcagcacccccagcacccGCCTCCACCGCTCCCAGAGCCGACATGTTGGCCGGGCCCGCTCTCAACGCGAGGCCACGTGATATCAGTCACATGACGGGGACAACGATCATATGACAGGGAGGAGGGACAGTAATGGCGGCGGGGCAGCAATGGCGGCCGAGGGACAGTAATGGCGGCGGTGAGGCAGTAATGGCGGCGGGGGGACAGCGATGGCGGCGGAGAGGCGAGGCCTGCTGGCTTTATTGTGTCCGCTCCCCGTACCCAGCCATCACGCCGCTTCTCCTCCACGCTCGCTCAGACTATACGCCAGATCTCGCCACAGCGCGTCCAGACTGGCCCTTAGATCCTCCAGCGGGGCCGGGCTGCCCGCAGCCTCCTCTAGATATTGAGGCCGAGCCGACAGCTTGAGCCTCATGTCCTCCGTCTCCTGGTGCACGGCACGAGTGAAGTCCTGGATCTGTCGATACGTTTCCCTTCGGAACTCCTCGATGCGTTGCTGCACCTCGCTGGCCATCTCCTCATGGTGCTCCCCCGGGTGTAGGCTGAGTTTGGCTTTCAGCTGCTCCAGGTTGCGCTGGATGTTGCGGTGCAGATCCCGGGCGTTCTGGGTTAGTTTGGCTGATAACTCACCGATGTGTTGGTTGAGCTGCTCGGGGCTGGCGGGGCTGTGCGGGACCACGTTCCTGTGGAGCTCCTCCACTGAGCGCTGGATCTCGCTCAGTAACCTGTCAGCGTAAGGTTGGAAGATGTCCTTCACCTGGTCCGTGTGGAAGGCGATTTTATCGGCGTAATGAGCCATGAAACGCTGCACTTCGTCCACGCCGTCCAGCAGTTGAGCTGCCACGTCTCGGCTGGGCGTCAGGTGTCGCTGCAGCTCCCGTGCACGGAGGGACACCTGGTCCAGCAGCTCCTCGGTGAAGGGCTGCAGCTGATAGCGCAGGTCTTCCAGGTGTTTGCCCACTCTGTGGTGCACGTCGTCCACGTAAGGGGACAGTTTCACTCTCAGGCTGTCCAGCTCTTTCCTGATGAGCTTCCTCAGGCTGTCGGAGTCGTGGTACAGCCGGGGCTGGATGCCTCTGTTGAGAGGTGCCAACTTCTCAAGGAAGTTCCCCACGTTGCTGCCCCTGTCCTGGAGGCTTTCCTTCAGGTTTCTGTACAGGACAGCAGACACGGTTAATAAAGCACCACTGACTGACGGGACGGGCACGAGGTTGACATCCAGCTCCACTCAGTGGGTTGTGAGCCCCAGGAGCAGGATACTCACGTGAACTCCCTGCCCAGCTTGCTGCCCTGTGCCTGCTCTAGGCTGTCCTTGTCACTTGTCAGCTGGCTGAGGTACTCCCAGAAGCCACTCCGTGCCAGCTCGGCTGGTGACACTGCAAGGAGAAGGGCAGTGGTTATTACTGGAGCAGCCCACAGACCAGGAGATACAGAGCAAAGGGAAACAGAACAGTTGGGGTGGTTGAatgtgggtttggggtggggatgCTGTTGGGCTTCATCATGTTCTACCAGTTCTGTGTCACCTGGGAAGCCAGCCCTGAAGTGGCTGAGggatgcagccagcagggcttTGTGCTCCTGCACGACccctgtgcccacagcagcCACCACCTGCCCCACTGATGAATCACTCTGAGTCACCAGGTGGCAGGAGGATGGGGACAGGTTGGCACACAGTGATCATGGCATTGGTTCAAGGGGACTTAGAAACCCATCACGGGgccagagcagctgtgccatgTGAGTAGTGGCCGCCTCTGCTCCCCCATACCCCTTTTCCACCCCATCTCTGTgccactgggcagcctggagcTACACAGACACCAACCTGGCAGGGTGGCCAGGAGGGTGAGCAGAAGTGCAGCCTTCAACGACATGATCTGCTGGGCCAGCGAGCTGCAACTctgcaagagaaagagagaaggggagCGTTAATTCATGCCGCAGTGCAGGTCTCTGTCCCGTGGGCCATTATCCATCCCTGTATTTCACTCCCCAATTTTACCTCGCTTCTGGGGTCTGGAGTAGTACTGCTCCTGAGTGGGGCTGCCCAGCAAGGTCAGACACGTTCTGCCAGAGGCCAAAGtgtccccagcacagggagcacagcGAGGCTGCACCTCTGCCCTGCACCTGGCTGCTCTCACCTCTTGCTGCAGCCAGGCACGGGCTCACTTTATATAACCCATCTGCGGGCGGCAGAAGAGCTCTGAGATAAGCGCATCCACAGGGGAAGGCTTTTTGGACCTCACTCCATGTAAATACAACGTGGAGGTTCAGCAGCGTGCCTGGGGGATGACGTGAATGCCCATCACCTGACTGCTGCACGTGCCCTGCACCAGCCAGACCGTGgtcatccagcctgaccttaacCCCCAGGGCTGCAGTGAGCCCTCCCTGCTCCGCCAGCATCTCCCAGCGGGCAGATTGTTcgtgttttttgttgttccagTGATAAATGGGCCCTCACTGTTTGCTCTGTGGATTTCTCGGGATGGAGCTGACCTTCGCTCCCATCTGACCTTTGTATCGTGGAGCAAAATCCTTGTGCATGGGATGAGGGGTCTGTTGTGTGGGAaatgggagagcagagcagggagtgCCCGGACCAGAGAGTGCCCCATGGGATGTGGGCTGGTTGTCTGCAAATTGTGAGCAGCTACTTCCCTATAGAATGCCAAAGGCTCAGTggttttgtgtatttctttcacCCCAGTGCTCTTGTGCAGCTCTTGTACCTCTTTTTGTACATAAGGGTGCCCATTGcatgggctgctgtggggctgctcctgcctgaCTGCTGACCCCGGGCTTTGAAATGTTTGCTCTAAAGCAACCCAGCAAACAGGGGCAGGAGCAGACCTGCTGGGACCAGGCACCTCCAGGGCCGCCTCCATCcggatggggctggggctgggggccaAAGTGCAGCCTTGTTCCCTTCTCTGTGCAAACACCTCTGCATGTGGGGTCACCTCTGGGGGTACTCTGCCAATGTGCAGCACCCCATCTCATATCGCCCATCCTTAATGGGCTCTGGGGCCAGGAGCTGGGATCCTGCTGGGGGCAATGGgctggagcagggcagtgcagagctgcagagcacctGCCAGGGTTGGGGTTCTGCTGAGGCCCGGCCATGGGGAGTGGGGTGCTCAGGTTTATGCCTTCCCCACCAGAGCCCCAGGGGAGCCCATGTACCACTGAGACCATGATACAGTGACATCCCATGCTCCATTTCGGGCTCCCTGGGACCCAAATTTGGGGGTCACCCATAGGCCAGGATGGATGCAGAAGGACAGACACGGACCACAGGGTGCATCACAAAGTGCCAGTTTATTTCTGCCATAGGGAGAAGCTGTGAGTGCTCTGAATGGCAGGGAGGGCTCAGCTCTCTGCCTGCTCCATGGTGCTGAGGAAGGTGGCCACcttctccttcacttccttctccAGGAGGTCCAGGTGATCCTCCACACCTGCAGTGCCCGATTCCAGCTTCTGCTTCATCTCCTCCAGCCTCTTCACCAGCTGCTGCCCAAAGGTCTCGCTGGTGGGGGCCACTTGCTGCCGGAACGCCTCCACCGTCTGCACCAGGCGTTCAtccagctgctgtgccagcaggtTCAGCCTCTGCCTCACGGCCTCAGCATCTCCACCCAGcgcctgctgcagctcctgggccTGCGAGCTGAGCTGGGCACGCATCTCCTCCGAGCTGGCAGCCAGGCGGGAGCGCAGCTCCTCGGCCACCCGCTCCATCTGCATGGTGAGACTCTCCAGCTGCCGGTTCAGGCCGTCCTGCACCTCCTGGGCATAAGGGCTGAGCCCCTTGCGCAGCCCCTCCACGCTCTGTGCCACCTGCTCCTTCAGATCATCAGCCAGGGGTGTCAGCTGCCCCTTCAGCCCCTCCACGCTGCTGTCAATCTTCTGCTGCAGCCGCTCAGAGAAGGAGCCCAGAGAGGCCTGGATGCTGCCTGCGTTGTCCTGCAGCCTCTCCCTCAGCTCGGTGGCAAAGGGCTCCAGCGCCTTCCTCAGCTCCCCGGTGCCGCGGTCCACCTGCGAGCGCAGCTCATCGGCGTATGGGCTGAGCTTGGCCTGCAGCTCACGGATGTTGGTGCCGATCTGCTGGTGCACCTCGTCAGCATAGGGAGCCAGCTTGGCCTGCAGCTCGGCCAGCTCGCGTTGGATCTGCTCCTTCAGCCGCTGCGAGTCCTGcaccagctgtgcctgcagctccgTGGCAAAGGGCACCAGGCTCCGCTGCAGCTCCTTGGCGTAGGAGTTCATGCTCTGCAggttgctctgcagcagggtgcTGTGGAGAGCGGGCAGTCAGTGCCCTGTgtccagcacccagcacccattGCTGGGTGCCCTGCGTCCAATTCCCATCTCCCAGCACCCTGTGCCCTCCCATGCCCACAGCCCTCGGTGGTCCCTGCACTCACTTGAGCTGCTTGGTGATCTCAGCTTGCTGCAGTTGGTCCGCGGTCTCCTTGGCATTGCTGCCCAGCTCGGTGAAGTACTTCCAGATCACAGTGGCCACCTGGTCAGGGCTGACATCGGCCCGTGtccctgcaggcacagagaTATGAGGTCAGATCTacctccatcccaccccaagGCACAGCCACATCTCAGCCCCACCACCCCCAATGGGATGGGAGCTGCCTCACCTGCCACAACCAGGAGCAGCAAGAGGAAGGCGGCCCCTTTCAGCGACATCCTGAGTGCTGCCAGCgatgctctgtgctctgctgtgtgctgtggttcCTGCCGTGCAGCAGCACCCGCCGCTATTTATGCACCTGAGCAGCCACGCCGGGTTCCACGCAGCCCCGCACCGCAGCTTGGACTTTAGCAAGGTCGCGACGTGGAAGCGCCTGACGTGAGCGCAGAGCTGAGATCACCGCGGAGCCCGGCGGGGTGCCAGGGGGCAACACTGCCAGGGGGAGTGGGTATGGCCTGCAGAGGGCAGGGGGCACGTGGGGCTGGGACTCTATCGGAGCaggatggagatggagcaggaggagaCGTGCCATGGGGTGCATGGTGTTGCCGACAGGGTGATGGGGAGGTGTGGGGAGACATGGCTGTGACCCCATCTCGGGGTGTTTGGAGTTGAGGACGCAGCTTGGCACTGCCACCCACCCCCCTGCTTTTGCAGCCCACCACCCCGCAGCATCCCATGCTTGGCTTGCAGTGGGTGCCACTGGATGTCACCCTTGTGCTGTATGTGCCCCGCAGCCGCCCCCACCCCTCACACGTGTGTGCAGACACGCATGCACAGCCCCCGGCCTTGGCCCTTGGGGATTTCTCAACCCCTTCTGGGGGAGCAGAGGAGCCCATCCAAATAAAAGCTGGCAGCGGGGAAAGGGATTCGGGAATGGGCACCCTGCCTGCGGTCGCACCACCACTGACCTTTGAACATGCGGCCTCTGGGGAGGGTATATAATGGGAACTCAGAGCAGCCCCCACTGCGCGGAGGCAAAGCACAGCGTAGCCAGGTGAGTGCGGGGCCCCCAGGACCGGGACCAACACCAGGGATCCAGGGGATGGGTCTGGGAGTCACATCTGACCCCACACCATGTGCTCTGCTCTCTCCCCAGCCATGAGGGTCTCCATCCTACTCCTGTTCACCTTTGTGGCCATCCTGGCAGTGGGAGCACGTAAGGGTGATGGGGAGTGAGGGGTCAGTGGGGGTTTGGGGTGCACCATGCCCACgctctgtgtgctttgcagGGGCTGATGCTCCCGATAAGAAAGAGGCGGTGATGAAGAAGATGCAGGAGCTCATCAAGGAAGCCACCGAGGCAGTCAAGACTGCCATGACCATAATGCGTGAGTCAGATGCAGCTCAGCAAGCCAGGTGAGGCCGTGTGCCCCCACCAGCACCTCGTACCCCAGTGACCCCCAGTGTGCCCCTGGTGATAGGGATGGCACGGGTCAGGGGGAGCGGAGCTGAGACCCTGCTCTGATGTGGTCCCTTTGCAGGACATGGCTGTCAGACAACACCAACGTggtgaagcagcagctggcGCAGCTGAGGGAGCAGGTGACCGCGCTCTTGAAGCAGACACCAAGCGCATAGCCCGGCTGTGGGCTGGTGGGGGGTCCTGCTCCCCATCCCatacacagcagcatttcacagaatcacagaattatcaaggttggaaaagacctagaagatcatctagtccaaccattcccaatacttcccgactaaatcatattcatcaacacaacatttcctttctgttgtggTTCTTGCAATAAAGTGGAGCTGGAGTGAGATGGCTTCTGTCCCTGCGGtgttgttggggggggggtgtaaTGGAGGAGGGCTGGGGTGCTGAGCACAGCGCTGCACCATGTGTGTGGGGTGGTGATGGGGTGTGTAACCCCAATGTGAGCATGGTGTCCATCTGACACCCAGCTGACCCCCAGCCCAGGGTTGTGTTCTTGAGGTGCTCAGCACAAAGCTGGTGGCACATGgggagctcccagcccagcatcACTGTGACCACatcctgagcagagctgggactgGCACTATGGGCATCAGCAAACCCTAAGCCAACACTAACCCAGCTCCCCACCCTGCAGCCTCCCACCCTAAGGGGGTGCCAAAGGGCCCATCCCCACTTATGGCTTAGATCCCCAGCATCCACTGCAAAGACTGAGTGAGCTCCAATAACTTAAGTCACGTTTATTTGACAAAAGAATGGCAAAGCTGAGACGGACTCCGGGTcggggtgggggtgggagaTAGAGGAGGGTAAGGAGGGGTCTCCTGGGGGCCGGCATGGCCTGGGCTCAGTCCCTGGGCCAGCAGCTCAGGCCATGGTCTTCTGGACTTCATCCAGGAGGTCGATCAAGCGGTTCTTGAGGTTCTCAGCATAGGGGGTGAGGCGCTCCTTGAATTCCTGCACCAGAGGCGTCATCTTCTCACGCaggttgctgagctgctccaccACCTTGGCCTGGTACTCGGAAGCCTGAGGGATGCCCCTCTCACGGATCTCCTCCAGCTTCTGGCTCAGCTTCTGCCTCAACTCGCTGCTGTACGGCGCCAGGTTCTTGCGCAGCTCCTCCACTTGCTCACGCAGACGATCCCGAACCTCCTCGGCCACTGGGGTCAGCTTGGCCTGCATCAGCTC
This window contains:
- the ZPR1 gene encoding zinc finger protein ZPR1 is translated as MSALGAVEAGAGGAALFRPLSAEDGEQQPAEIESLCMNCFRNGVTRLLLTRIPFFKEIIVSSFACESCSWSNTEIQSAGRIQEQGVRYALAVASRQDMNREIVKTDCATIRIPELDFEIPAFSQKGVLTTIEGIIDRAVMGLEQDQPVRRATDKEVASKIDEFISKLKQLKEVHSPFTFIIDDPSGNSFVENPHAPQKDEALVVTYYKRTPQQAATLGLEEEELGEKPDDSAEDLRNEVLQFNTNCPECNAPANTNMKLVQIPHFKEVIIMATNCDSCGHRTNEVKSGGAIEPRGTRITFRITDPSDMTRDILKSETCSVEIPELEFELGMGALGGKFTTLEGLLKDIKDLVERNPFTLGDSSTPSRTEKLKGFIGRLQEVIEGKTKTVFIMDDPAGNSYLQNVYAPEEDPELKVEHYERTYEQNEELGLNDMKTEGYEAAPASDR
- the APOA5 gene encoding apolipoprotein A-V; the encoded protein is MSLKAALLLTLLATLPVSPAELARSGFWEYLSQLTSDKDSLEQAQGSKLGREFTNLKESLQDRGSNVGNFLEKLAPLNRGIQPRLYHDSDSLRKLIRKELDSLRVKLSPYVDDVHHRVGKHLEDLRYQLQPFTEELLDQVSLRARELQRHLTPSRDVAAQLLDGVDEVQRFMAHYADKIAFHTDQVKDIFQPYADRLLSEIQRSVEELHRNVVPHSPASPEQLNQHIGELSAKLTQNARDLHRNIQRNLEQLKAKLSLHPGEHHEEMASEVQQRIEEFRRETYRQIQDFTRAVHQETEDMRLKLSARPQYLEEAAGSPAPLEDLRASLDALWRDLAYSLSERGGEAA
- the APOA4 gene encoding apolipoprotein A-IV: MSLKGAAFLLLLLVVAGTRADVSPDQVATVIWKYFTELGSNAKETADQLQQAEITKQLNTLLQSNLQSMNSYAKELQRSLVPFATELQAQLVQDSQRLKEQIQRELAELQAKLAPYADEVHQQIGTNIRELQAKLSPYADELRSQVDRGTGELRKALEPFATELRERLQDNAGSIQASLGSFSERLQQKIDSSVEGLKGQLTPLADDLKEQVAQSVEGLRKGLSPYAQEVQDGLNRQLESLTMQMERVAEELRSRLAASSEEMRAQLSSQAQELQQALGGDAEAVRQRLNLLAQQLDERLVQTVEAFRQQVAPTSETFGQQLVKRLEEMKQKLESGTAGVEDHLDLLEKEVKEKVATFLSTMEQAES